The following proteins come from a genomic window of Larimichthys crocea isolate SSNF chromosome III, L_crocea_2.0, whole genome shotgun sequence:
- the b3galnt2 gene encoding UDP-GalNAc:beta-1,3-N-acetylgalactosaminyltransferase 2 codes for MRRLALILLPCAVAVLVHLWLAQRPSSTPPDNNTHSDEALPFYEVLVGVLSARHHYELRQAIRETWLGYLRDHPHFQHRVGVKFIVGEHGCPIPEEDREDPYSCSLLNFTQPVAGQDAEIEIVTVSDPLALAPSDVSAIALDFKVLHPVVITRLGVFPSGTRPELQSNVTVKLLQLDQEEAVVTARFSAISTGTMMNGVWYKPVEQFILPKGFEGTLVWENLDSAGLNTVNSSSVQLSDGGGVLKISSIAEGILPHRSALGFPGLAGGFTFTIYDADGLSGLLRGRPARMENHASRLRQEDTALQQESLRHDDMVFVDVVDTYRNVPSKLLQFYKWSVENADFNLLLKTDDDCYIDVDSVLMKIDHKGLKRSNFWWGNFRQSWAVDRIGKWQELEYASPAYPAFACGSGYVVSRDLVQWLASNADKLKAYQGEDVSMGIWMAAVGPQKYQDPGWLCEKECYLDMLSSPQHTAEELHILWDRKRACGDPCGCPWGH; via the exons ATGCGGAGGCTAGCGCTCATTCTGCTGCCCTGTGCTGTCGCCGTTCTGGTGCACTTGTGGTTGGCACAACGACCCTCCTCCACCCCGCCggacaacaacacacactcgg ATGAAGCGTTACCTTTCTATGAAGTTTTGGTGGGAGTGCTGTCAGCGAGACACCATTATGAACTGCGACAAGCGATAAGAGAGACCTGGCTGGGCTACCTCCGAGATCACCCCCACTTCCAGCACAG agtgGGGGTGAAGTTCATTGTGGGTGAACATGGGTGTCCCATcccagaggaggacagagaggatcCCTACTCCTGCTCGCTCCTGAACTTCACCCAGCCAG TGGCAGGCCAGGATGCAGAGATTGAGATTGTGACGGTGTCCGACCCCTTGGCGCTCGCCCCCTCCGACGTGTCAGCCATTGCCCTGGATTTCAAGGTCCTCCACCCAGTGGTGATCACCCGGCTGGGGGTGTTTCCCAGCGGGACCCGGCCCGAGCTCCAGAGCAATGTTACGGTGAAGCTTCTCCAGCTAGACCAGGAG GAGGCTGTGGTCACTGCTCGCTTCAGTGCCATCAGCACAGGGACCATGATGAACGGGGTGTGGTACAAACCAGTGGAGCAGTTCATCTTGCCTAAG GGTTTTGAGGGGACCCTGGTTTGGGAGAATTTGGATTCTGCTGGATTGAACACAGTCAACTCTTCCTCTGTGCAGCtcagtgatggaggaggtgtcCTCAAGATCTCCTCT ATCGCAGAGGGCATATTGCCTCATAGAAGTGCGCTTGGATTTCCCGGTTTGGCTGGAGGGTTCACATTTACTATCTATG ATGCAGATGGCCTGTCGGGGCTCCTGCGGGGCCGTCCAGCCAGGATGGAGAACCATGCCTCCAGGCTGAGGCAAGAGGACACCGCCTTGCAGCAGGAGAGCCTCAGGCACGACGACATGGTGTTCGTAGACGTGGTTGACACCTACAGGAACGTGCCTTCCAAACTGCTTCAGTTCTATAAATG GTCTGTGGAAAACGCTGACTTTAATCTGCTGCTGAAGACTGATGATGATTGTTACATCGACGTGGACTCAGTATTAATGAAGATTGACCACAAGGGTCTCAAGCGTAGCAATTTCTGGTGGGGCAA TTTCAGGCAGAGCTGGGCAGTGGATCGCATCGGGAAGTGGCAGGAGCTTGAGTATGCCAGTCCAGCCTACCCGGCATTCGCTTGCGGCTCAGGCTACGTGGTCTCTCGTGACCTGGTCCAGTGGCTCGCCAGCAACGCAGATAAACTGAAGGCCTACCAG GGAGAAGATGTGAGCATGGGGATCTGGATGGCAGCTGTTGGACCACAGAAATATCAg GACCCCGGCTGGCTGTGTGAGAAAGAGTGCTACCTGGACATGCTGTCGTCCCCCCAACACACAGCCGAGGAGCTGCACATCCTCTGGGACAGGAAGAGGGCCTGCGGAGACCCATGCGGTTGTCCTTGGGGCCACTAG
- the ggps1 gene encoding geranylgeranyl pyrophosphate synthase, which yields MDGDAQATSERILLEPYKYLLQLPGKQVRTKLSQAFNHWLNVPEDKLQVVIEVTEMLHNASLLIDDIEDSSTLRRGFPVAHSIYGIPSVINSANYVYFLGLEKVLTMEHPEAVRVFTRQLLELHRGQGLDIHWRDTYTCPTEQEYRNMVLQKTGGLFGLAVGLMQLFSDWKQDLKPLLDTLGLYFQIRDDYCNLRSRDYSENKSFCEDLTEGKFSFPTIHAIWSRPESTQVQNILRQRTENMDIKRYCVDYLEKVGSFAYTRQTLRDLEVEAYRLIKEFGGNPQLESLVKHLSQIYREPEDTAESSTEPQSSHNQ from the exons ATGGACGGTGACGCACAAGCCACCTCTGAGCGAATTCTGCTGGAACCATACAAGTACTTGTTGCAGCTTCCAG GCAAGCAAGTGAGAACCAAACTATCCCAAGCATTTAACCACTGGCTTAATGTTCCAGAGGACAAACTGCAG GTGGTCATCGAGGTGACTGAGATGCTGCACAACGCCAGCTTGCTCATCGATGACATCGAGGACAGCTCCACACTGAGGCGAGGCTTCCCCGTGGCCCACAGCATCTACGGCATTCCCTCCGTCATCAACTCGGCCAACTACGTCTACTTCTTGGGCTTGGAGAAAGTGCTGACAATGGAGCATCCCGAGGCTGTCCGGGTGTTTACCCggcagctgctggagctgcaccGCGGTCAGGGCCTGGACATCCACTGGAGGGACACCTACACTTGTCCCACTGAGCAGGAGTACCGCAACATGGTGCTGCAGAAGACTGGGGGGCTCTTTGGCCTGGCCGTGGGCCTGATGCAGCTCTTTTCAGATTGGAAACAGGACTTGAAACCCCTCCTGGACACACTGGGCCTCTACTTTCAGATCCGCGACGACTACTGCAACCTCAGATCTCGCGATTACAGCGAGAACAAGAGCTTCTGCGAGGACTTGACCGAGGGCAAGTTCTCTTTCCCCACCATCCATGCCATATGGTCGCGTCCAGAGAGCACCCAGGTTCAGAACATCCTGAGGCAGCGCACGGAGAACATGGACATCAAGCGATACTGCGTGGACTACCTGGAGAAAGTAGGCTCGTTCGCCTACACCCGCCAGACTCTGCGGGACCTGGAGGTGGAGGCCTACCGCCTCATCAAAGAGTTTGGGGGAAACCCTCAACTGGAGAGCCTTGTCAAACACCTCAGCCAAATCTATCGTGAGCCTGAAGACACAGCAGAGTCTAGTACTGAGCCACAGTCCAGCCACAACCAGTGA